In one window of Megalopta genalis isolate 19385.01 chromosome 4, iyMegGena1_principal, whole genome shotgun sequence DNA:
- the LOC117223812 gene encoding odorant receptor 49b-like isoform X2 — protein MTTTLRTTLLILTSLGCLRPCTWTSSLKKYLYSVYSAIITSLLLSALLSHTLDIVFNVQTQEDLSDNIIITVSVVGCICKMYTFLANRNNIMILIRALRRKPFMPVNEEEMNIKMRFDKIIEENAIQFMWLVQATMMLVWVSTPVMEAKNRKLPFRAWIPYNYSSATLYMVTYLYQYVTLTLDTMMHIGCDSLFSGLLICVYCQLEILKHRLQNIKNDQNRSANICAFHHHQIYIYASKLSRSFRIMLCYQLVATVSMVCFSIFQLTQARLNGKAVEHVMFMICVLIQLFYYCWYGNEVRRKSLEVPDMIFESNWMNLDNESKKVLLVIMLRGTFPMEFKSAHIMSVNLESFMAVIKTSYSVYNLLK, from the exons ATGACAACTACGCTACGAACAACGCTTTTGATACTCACATCGTTAGGTTGTCTAAGGCCATGCACCTGGACATCATCGCTCAAGAAATATTTGTATTCGGTGTACTCGGCCATAATAACCAGTCTCCTGCTGTCTGCATTGCTATCGCATACTCTCGACATAGTATTCAACGTCCAAACTCAGGAAGATCTCAGTGACAATATTATCATCACGGTCTCTGTGGTTGGATGTATATGCAAGATGTACACCTTCTTAGCGAATAGAAACAATATCATGATCCTGATAAGAGCTTTGCGAAGAAAGCCGTTCATGCCTGTGAATGAGGAAGAGATGAACATCAAGATGAGATTCGATAAAATAATCGA GGAGAATGCAATTCAATTCATGTGGCTGGTTCAGGCCACCATGATGCTGGTGTGGGTCAGCACACCGGTCATGGAAGCAAAGAACCGAAAATTACCATTTCGCGCATGGATACCGTATAATTATTCCTCTGCGACGCTGTACATGGTGACGTACCTTTATCAATACGTGACTTTGACATTGGATACGATGATGCACATTGGTTGTGACTCTCTGTTCAGCGGGTTGTTGATCTGCGTGTATTGTCAGCTGGAGATTCTCAAGCATCGCCTGCAAAATATTAAGAATGACCAGAATAGGTCGGCGAACATATGCGCTTTCCACCATCATCAGATATACAT CTACGCTTCAAAGTTGAGCAGAAGCTTTCGCATAATGCTGTGCTATCAACTCGTGGCAACAGTGTCAATGGTCTGCTTCAGCATTTTCCAACTGACGCAGGCGCGACTGAATGGAAAAGCAGTTGAACACGTTATGTTCATGATTTGCGTACTGATACAGCTGTTTTACTACTGTTGGTACGGGAACGAAGTTAGGCGAAAG AGCTTGGAAGTCCCTGATATGATCTTCGAAAGCAACTGGATGAATTTAGACAACGAGTCTAAGAAGGTTCTTTTAGTGATTATGCTACGAGGAACATTTCCCATGGAGTTCAAAAGCGCTCATATTATGTCCGTGAATCTGGAGTCGTTCATGGCG GTGATCAAGACTTCTTATTCGGTGTACAATCTGCTCAAATAA
- the LOC117223812 gene encoding odorant receptor 49b-like isoform X1, protein MTTTLRTTLLILTSLGCLRPCTWTSSLKKYLYSVYSAIITSLLLSALLSHTLDIVFNVQTQEDLSDNIIITVSVVGCICKMYTFLANRNNIMILIRALRRKPFMPVNEEEMNIKMRFDKIIEENAIQFMWLVQATMMLVWVSTPVMEAKNRKLPFRAWIPYNYSSATLYMVTYLYQYVTLTLDTMMHIGCDSLFSGLLICVYCQLEILKHRLQNIKNDQNRSANICAFHHHQIYIYASKLSRSFRIMLCYQLVATVSMVCFSIFQLTQARLNGKAVEHVMFMICVLIQLFYYCWYGNEVRRKSLEVPDMIFESNWMNLDNESKKVLLVIMLRGTFPMEFKSAHIMSVNLESFMAVCINYYPHFSLFYGQMLACRVR, encoded by the exons ATGACAACTACGCTACGAACAACGCTTTTGATACTCACATCGTTAGGTTGTCTAAGGCCATGCACCTGGACATCATCGCTCAAGAAATATTTGTATTCGGTGTACTCGGCCATAATAACCAGTCTCCTGCTGTCTGCATTGCTATCGCATACTCTCGACATAGTATTCAACGTCCAAACTCAGGAAGATCTCAGTGACAATATTATCATCACGGTCTCTGTGGTTGGATGTATATGCAAGATGTACACCTTCTTAGCGAATAGAAACAATATCATGATCCTGATAAGAGCTTTGCGAAGAAAGCCGTTCATGCCTGTGAATGAGGAAGAGATGAACATCAAGATGAGATTCGATAAAATAATCGA GGAGAATGCAATTCAATTCATGTGGCTGGTTCAGGCCACCATGATGCTGGTGTGGGTCAGCACACCGGTCATGGAAGCAAAGAACCGAAAATTACCATTTCGCGCATGGATACCGTATAATTATTCCTCTGCGACGCTGTACATGGTGACGTACCTTTATCAATACGTGACTTTGACATTGGATACGATGATGCACATTGGTTGTGACTCTCTGTTCAGCGGGTTGTTGATCTGCGTGTATTGTCAGCTGGAGATTCTCAAGCATCGCCTGCAAAATATTAAGAATGACCAGAATAGGTCGGCGAACATATGCGCTTTCCACCATCATCAGATATACAT CTACGCTTCAAAGTTGAGCAGAAGCTTTCGCATAATGCTGTGCTATCAACTCGTGGCAACAGTGTCAATGGTCTGCTTCAGCATTTTCCAACTGACGCAGGCGCGACTGAATGGAAAAGCAGTTGAACACGTTATGTTCATGATTTGCGTACTGATACAGCTGTTTTACTACTGTTGGTACGGGAACGAAGTTAGGCGAAAG AGCTTGGAAGTCCCTGATATGATCTTCGAAAGCAACTGGATGAATTTAGACAACGAGTCTAAGAAGGTTCTTTTAGTGATTATGCTACGAGGAACATTTCCCATGGAGTTCAAAAGCGCTCATATTATGTCCGTGAATCTGGAGTCGTTCATGGCGGTCTGTATCAATTATTATCCACATTTTTCACTGTTTTACGGACAGATGTTAGCCTGCAGAGTTCGATAA
- the LOC117223395 gene encoding odorant receptor 46a, with translation MQVLRWTFMLITLCGCWRLPSWNSTPWRYLYNVYTWTCTLLTLLLLVGEILDLVLTVDNRSDLSENLFKTMTFAVDCYKLATILSSRENIETLMDILESEPFAPVSDEELEIRTKFDKSAEKVMKIYMTGLDVWSAWTVLGSLAVNFTSRKLLYRVWLPFEYKSATIFSLVYLHHALITVFSITLAVAYDSLFTGLMIHIYSQFEILGYRLRNVHRMADDSVKHCVRHHDQIYKFANMVNDEFKSVTFIQFFMTTGVMCFSLYQLSLSEHSGNLADVFFYGSCLLLQIFYFCWFGNEVKLKSLEVADMIFESEWTLLNDSTKRILLMMMRRATVPIEFTSNHIVSMNVEAFKTLIKTSYSVFNLLRQN, from the exons ATGCAAGTGCTACGGTGGACCTTCATGCTCATAACATTGTGCGGATGTTGGCGACTACCTTCTTGGAACTCAACACCCTGGAGATACCTCTACAATGTGTACACGTGGACGTGTACATTATTGACACTCCTCCTCCTTGTCGGTGAAATTCTGGACCTAGTTCTCACTGTTGACAACCGGAGCGACCTCAGCGAGAATTTGTTCAAAACAATGACCTTCGCTGTCGATTGTTATAAACTAGCCACCATACTGTCCTCGAGAGAGAACATCGAAACTCTGATGGACATCCTTGAATCGGAGCCGTTCGCACCAGTGAGCGACGAGGAACTGGAAATTCGGACGAAGTTTGACAAATCGGCCGA GAAGGTCATGAAGATCTATATGACCGGCCTTGATGTGTGGTCAGCATGGACGGTGCTAGGGTCGCTGGCGGTGAATTTTACGAGCAGGAAGTTGCTGTACCGTGTCTGGCTGCCGTTCGAGTATAAATCGGCAACAATTTTTTCCTTGGTCTACCTGCACCACGCACTGATAACCGTGTTCAGCATCACATTGGCGGTCGCATATGACAGCCTGTTCACCGGGCTGATGATACATATATACTCTCAGTTCGAGATACTCGGCTACCGTCTGCGAAACGTTCACAGGATGGCGGACGATTCAGTGAAACATTGTGTCCGTCATCATGATCAGATCTACAA GTTCGCCAACATGGTGAACGACGAGTTCAAATCTGTGACTTTCATACAGTTTTTCATGACCACCGGCGTCATGTGCTTCAGTCTCTATCAACTGTCGCTGTCGGAGCATAGCGGCAACCTAGCTGACGTTTTCTTTTATGGTTCCTGCTTGCTCCTGCAGATTTTCTACTTCTGTTGGTTTGGAAACGAAGTCAAGCTCAAG AGTCTTGAGGTGGCCGACATGATTTTCGAAAGCGAATGGACGTTGTTGAACGACAGCACGAAGAGGATTTTACTGATGATGATGCGTCGGGCTACGGTGCCGATAGAATTCACTAGTAACCACATCGTCTCCATGAACGTTGAGGCCTTCAAGACG TTGATCAAGACATCTTATTCGGTATTCAATCTGCTTCGACAGAACTAA
- the LOC117223394 gene encoding odorant receptor 46a-like isoform X3: MQVLRWIFMLVTLCGCRRPASWNSTPWRFLYNVYTVVCFVNIHLALFGGILDLALTVDNQDDLSENLYKTTALAVDCYKLASMLAMRKNIGIMVETLESEPFAPVGDEELEIRTQFDKSAERTAKAYTAGLEVWGIWAVVVSLFVNFASRKLLYRTWLPFDHTPAMMYCLVYLHHTIVNIVCLTSTAAYDSLYAGLLVHIYSQFEILRHRLHNIHRNENDLVKHCAHHHDQIYKFASMVNDEFKSVTFVQFLVSTAILCFDLYQLTQTELDTDLADTVLYASCTLMQIFYFCWFGNEVKLKSLEVPDMIFESEWTSLSDKTKKILLLMMRRGMVPIEFTSLHIVSVNLETFKSSSTLMYYEKYTQ, encoded by the exons ATGCAAGTGCTACGGTGGATCTTCATGCTCGTAACATTGTGCGGTTGCCGGCGACCAGCTTCATGGAACTCGACACCTTGGAGGTTCCTCTACAATGTGTACACGGTGGTGTGCTTCGTGAACATACATCTCGCCCTTTTCGGTGGAATCCTGGACCTCGCTCTCACGGTTGACAACCAGGACGATCTCAGCGAGAATTTGTACAAAACTACTGCATTGGCTGTCGATTGTTATAAATTGGCCAGCATGCTGGCTATGAGGAAGAACATCGGCATTATGGTGGAGACCCTTGAATCGGAGCCGTTCGCACCTGTGGGCGACGAGGAGCTGGAAATTCGGACGCAGTTTGACAAATCGGCCGA ACGGACAGCAAAAGCCTACACAGCCGGATTGGAGGTTTGGGGGATTTGGGCGGTGGTGGTGTCGCTGTTCGTGAATTTCGCGAGCAGGAAGTTGCTATATCGAACCTGGTTGCCCTTCGACCATACGCCGGCAATGATGTACTGTTTGGTCTACCTGCACCACACGATAGTGAACATCGTCTGCCTTACGTCGACGGCCGCTTACGATAGCCTATACGCCGGGCTGCTCGTTCACATATACTCTCAATTCGAGATACTCCGGCACCGTTTGCATAACATTCACAGGAACGAGAACGATCTGGTGAAACATTGTGCCCATCATCATGACCAGATCTACAA GTTCGCCAGCATGGTGAACGACGAGTTCAAATCTGTGACGTTCGTGCAGTTTCTCGTGAGCACCGCCATCCTGTGCTTCGACCTCTATCAGCTGACGCAGACGGAACTTGACACTGACCTTGCAGACACTGTCCTGTACGCTTCGTGCACACTTATGCAGATTTTCTACTTCTGTTGGTTCGGGAACGAGGTCAAGCTGAAG AGCCTCGAGGTGCCCGACATGATTTTCGAAAGCGAATGGACGTCGCTGAGCGACAAGACGAAGAAGATCCTGCTGCTGATGATGAGACGCGGTATGGTGCCCATAGAATTTACCAGCCTCCACATCGTCTCCGTCAATCTCGAGACATTCAAG TCGAGCAGTACGTTGATGTACTACGAGAAGTATACGCAGTAA
- the LOC117223394 gene encoding odorant receptor 4-like isoform X1: MQVLRWIFMLVTLCGCRRPASWNSTPWRFLYNVYTVVCFVNIHLALFGGILDLALTVDNQDDLSENLYKTTALAVDCYKLASMLAMRKNIGIMVETLESEPFAPVGDEELEIRTQFDKSAERTAKAYTAGLEVWGIWAVVVSLFVNFASRKLLYRTWLPFDHTPAMMYCLVYLHHTIVNIVCLTSTAAYDSLYAGLLVHIYSQFEILRHRLHNIHRNENDLVKHCAHHHDQIYKFASMVNDEFKSVTFVQFLVSTAILCFDLYQLTQTELDTDLADTVLYASCTLMQIFYFCWFGNEVKLKSLEVPDMIFESEWTSLSDKTKKILLLMMRRGMVPIEFTSLHIVSVNLETFKVMVKTSYSVFNLLQQS; this comes from the exons ATGCAAGTGCTACGGTGGATCTTCATGCTCGTAACATTGTGCGGTTGCCGGCGACCAGCTTCATGGAACTCGACACCTTGGAGGTTCCTCTACAATGTGTACACGGTGGTGTGCTTCGTGAACATACATCTCGCCCTTTTCGGTGGAATCCTGGACCTCGCTCTCACGGTTGACAACCAGGACGATCTCAGCGAGAATTTGTACAAAACTACTGCATTGGCTGTCGATTGTTATAAATTGGCCAGCATGCTGGCTATGAGGAAGAACATCGGCATTATGGTGGAGACCCTTGAATCGGAGCCGTTCGCACCTGTGGGCGACGAGGAGCTGGAAATTCGGACGCAGTTTGACAAATCGGCCGA ACGGACAGCAAAAGCCTACACAGCCGGATTGGAGGTTTGGGGGATTTGGGCGGTGGTGGTGTCGCTGTTCGTGAATTTCGCGAGCAGGAAGTTGCTATATCGAACCTGGTTGCCCTTCGACCATACGCCGGCAATGATGTACTGTTTGGTCTACCTGCACCACACGATAGTGAACATCGTCTGCCTTACGTCGACGGCCGCTTACGATAGCCTATACGCCGGGCTGCTCGTTCACATATACTCTCAATTCGAGATACTCCGGCACCGTTTGCATAACATTCACAGGAACGAGAACGATCTGGTGAAACATTGTGCCCATCATCATGACCAGATCTACAA GTTCGCCAGCATGGTGAACGACGAGTTCAAATCTGTGACGTTCGTGCAGTTTCTCGTGAGCACCGCCATCCTGTGCTTCGACCTCTATCAGCTGACGCAGACGGAACTTGACACTGACCTTGCAGACACTGTCCTGTACGCTTCGTGCACACTTATGCAGATTTTCTACTTCTGTTGGTTCGGGAACGAGGTCAAGCTGAAG AGCCTCGAGGTGCCCGACATGATTTTCGAAAGCGAATGGACGTCGCTGAGCGACAAGACGAAGAAGATCCTGCTGCTGATGATGAGACGCGGTATGGTGCCCATAGAATTTACCAGCCTCCACATCGTCTCCGTCAATCTCGAGACATTCAAGGTG ATGGTCAAGACGTCTTACTCGGTATTTAATCTGCTTCAACAGAGCTAA
- the LOC117223394 gene encoding odorant receptor 4-like isoform X2: MQVLRWIFMLVTLCGCRRPASWNSTPWRFLYNVYTVVCFVNIHLALFGGILDLALTVDNQDDLSENLYKTTALAVDCYKLASMLAMRKNIGIMVETLESEPFAPVGDEELEIRTQFDKSAERTAKAYTAGLEVWGIWAVVVSLFVNFASRKLLYRTWLPFDHTPAMMYCLVYLHHTIVNIVCLTSTAAYDSLYAGLLVHIYSQFEILRHRLHNIHRNENDLVKHCAHHHDQIYKFASMVNDEFKSVTFVQFLVSTAILCFDLYQLTQTELDTDLADTVLYASCTLMQIFYFCWFGNEVKLKSLEVPDMIFESEWTSLSDKTKKILLLMMRRGMVPIEFTSLHIVSVNLETFKMVKTSYSVFNLLQQS; encoded by the exons ATGCAAGTGCTACGGTGGATCTTCATGCTCGTAACATTGTGCGGTTGCCGGCGACCAGCTTCATGGAACTCGACACCTTGGAGGTTCCTCTACAATGTGTACACGGTGGTGTGCTTCGTGAACATACATCTCGCCCTTTTCGGTGGAATCCTGGACCTCGCTCTCACGGTTGACAACCAGGACGATCTCAGCGAGAATTTGTACAAAACTACTGCATTGGCTGTCGATTGTTATAAATTGGCCAGCATGCTGGCTATGAGGAAGAACATCGGCATTATGGTGGAGACCCTTGAATCGGAGCCGTTCGCACCTGTGGGCGACGAGGAGCTGGAAATTCGGACGCAGTTTGACAAATCGGCCGA ACGGACAGCAAAAGCCTACACAGCCGGATTGGAGGTTTGGGGGATTTGGGCGGTGGTGGTGTCGCTGTTCGTGAATTTCGCGAGCAGGAAGTTGCTATATCGAACCTGGTTGCCCTTCGACCATACGCCGGCAATGATGTACTGTTTGGTCTACCTGCACCACACGATAGTGAACATCGTCTGCCTTACGTCGACGGCCGCTTACGATAGCCTATACGCCGGGCTGCTCGTTCACATATACTCTCAATTCGAGATACTCCGGCACCGTTTGCATAACATTCACAGGAACGAGAACGATCTGGTGAAACATTGTGCCCATCATCATGACCAGATCTACAA GTTCGCCAGCATGGTGAACGACGAGTTCAAATCTGTGACGTTCGTGCAGTTTCTCGTGAGCACCGCCATCCTGTGCTTCGACCTCTATCAGCTGACGCAGACGGAACTTGACACTGACCTTGCAGACACTGTCCTGTACGCTTCGTGCACACTTATGCAGATTTTCTACTTCTGTTGGTTCGGGAACGAGGTCAAGCTGAAG AGCCTCGAGGTGCCCGACATGATTTTCGAAAGCGAATGGACGTCGCTGAGCGACAAGACGAAGAAGATCCTGCTGCTGATGATGAGACGCGGTATGGTGCCCATAGAATTTACCAGCCTCCACATCGTCTCCGTCAATCTCGAGACATTCAAG ATGGTCAAGACGTCTTACTCGGTATTTAATCTGCTTCAACAGAGCTAA